One window of Nicotiana tomentosiformis chromosome 11, ASM39032v3, whole genome shotgun sequence genomic DNA carries:
- the LOC104101979 gene encoding uncharacterized protein, giving the protein MANKIISKFDTDWSFHFDYTQVPNGRIWLGRKQSCVALTILESTPQVVHCHVENKSSQFQCKISFVYGYNIAGGGRGLWETLRHISTYTIEPWIILGDFNAILSTEDKVNGLPVHVNETIDFQTCVTDIVLGQVNRKGWQYSWCNKRDGDDWIYSHIDWVFGNDKWFQDYGNLEAVYYNPECSDHTPIVIRIVIPRQRLKRPIRPLNVLLKHDSFKEAVKHCWDQSFTRCHMYRLWMKLKALESEIRVLNKEMTNTENRIASLQQKMANDMFNNQLIVEEKALLIQLEKWTEIQEQILRQKSRATWISYGDANTKYFHAQLKARQSRNMISSICNDQRILLSDPEMVLAFH; this is encoded by the exons ATGGCCAATAAAATTATTAGCAAGTTTGATACGGATTGGAGTTTTCACTTTGATTATACTCAAGTCCCAAATGGTAGAATATGGTTAGGTAGGAAGCAAAGTTGTGTGGCTCTTACTATACTGGAAAGCACTCCACAAGTAGTACACTGCCATGTTGAGAATAAGAGCTCTCAATTCCAATGCAAGATATCTTTTGTATATGGCTACAATATTGCAGGGGGCGGAAGGGGATTATGGGAGACACTAAGACATATTAGCACTTATACTATTGAGCCTTGGATTATTCTTGGTGATTTCAATGCTATACTCTCCACAGAAGATAAAGTTAATGGGTTGCCAGTGCATGTGAATGAAACAATAGACTTTCAAACTTGTGTCACTGATATTGTTCTAGGCCAGGTTAATAGAAAGGGTTGGCAATATTCATGGTGTAACAAGAGGGATGGAGATGATTGGATTTATAGCCATATTGACTGGGTGTTTGGTAATGACAAGTGGTTCCAGGACTATGGAAACCTAGAGGCAGTATATTATAATCCAGAATGTTCAGATCATACTCCTATTGTTATCAGAATTGTGATTCCTAGACAAAGGTTGAAAAGACCTATCAGACCCCTTAATGTACTACTTAAGCATGACTCATTTAAGGAAGCTGTCAAACATTGCTGGGATCAAAGCTTCACTAGATGTCATATGTATAGACTGTGGATGAAACTTAAGGCATTGGAAAGTGAAATAAGGGTGTTGAACAAAGAGATGACCAACACAGAGAATAGAATTGCAAGTCTACAGCAGAAAATGGCCAATGACATGTTCAATAATCAGTTGATAGTTGAGGAGAAAGCATTACTTATTCAATTAGAAAAATGGACTGAAATTCAAGAGCAAATATTAAGGCAGAAGTCCAGAGCTACATGGATATCATATGGAGATGCCAACACAAAATATTTCCATGCCCAGCTGAAAGCAAGACAATCTAGGAACATGATCTCTTCTATTTGCAATGACCAAAGAATCCTACTCTCAGATCCAG AGATGGTCCTTGCCTTTCATTGA